From Chlorocebus sabaeus isolate Y175 chromosome 10, mChlSab1.0.hap1, whole genome shotgun sequence:
TTAACTTTCAAAAACACACATGTAAgtcatttgaaaatacttttcatttGCTATAATAGAAGCTCTTTCCCTATGTTTTACCAAGTTCATACTTTCTATTTAGTCTCCAACCAACATCCTACCAAATATAGATCAAAGCTATTGAAAGGGCCTGCAGATGTAACATAATCCTATCTAAGGTGATCTCATATAAATGTCGGCATTCTTCCCTTTACCGAACAACTTGCCACCACAGGCCTTGTGCACATTCAAAATGCGTTTAAATCAAAGGTTTTCTATGAACAATTTCTCAAGTAAAGCTGAACATACTTGTATGTTAATTCCTGCTGTAAAAGTCAAGGTATAGCTGGTCAGTCATTATACTGTATTTAACCATGGACTGGAAAGTgaatcaacaatttttttttaatgttagcacTTGCTAAGGAAGCAATGGGATTCAGTCTGTGAATGAAAAAGAACTTACATCAGCACGGGAGATGCACTGAATTAGGAGCAGGGAGGCCAGACCTCTGCTTTCCTCTCTGGAAAGTCAGGAAGCATCCGCCACGGATCTGATGATGCATGTCTCTAAATTACTTCAAACAACGCGAAAAGTTACGTAACTGTTATGGTCATTACCAATAGTAATTATGGTCATTAGCAATATTCACTGTCTCAAGGAATTTTCAAAAGCACCTCCTTTGTTACCCTGACAGTAAGGGGAACAGAGGGGGAACTGCAAGGTCAAAAAGCAGTTTCCACACCCTCTGAAGATTGCTATCagatacattttctaaaataatttggaGATAGGAGGTGGCCCTCAACTGTTCAGAAATGTATTAAAGGCCTACTGTATACCAGActctagagggacagaaacaACGGTCCCTGTTTAGTAGGAGACAGTCACATAATCTAATATTTTCCTGCTCAAAAACTTCAAATTCACACTTTTACTTCCTCCCTCTAGCTTTTCAGTGATGCAGTGTGGTTCTGCAGAAATCAGATAATGGGGCTAAAATGTGTACATTCCCTATTGTGTAGCCTTAACTTTTCTGAAactcattttctttgtctttaatctcaacactttgggagaccaaggtgggaggatggcttgaggtcaggagtttgagactaccgtgggcaacatagtgagacctcatctttacaaaaatattttttaattggccGGGTATggagtacatgcctgtagtcccagcgagttactccggaggttgaggcaggaggattgcttgagcccaggagttgaaggctgcagtaatccaagattgtgccactgcattctaacctgggtgacagagcaagaccctgtcactataaaaattaaaaatttgaaaaatttgaaagaaatgtgaaaagcaaTGAAATCACATATGTGAAAATACTTGCTAAATTCTAACATAAGGCATTATTAACAAAACAAATCCTTCATTAGGTCCCCACTGCCAGCCTTAGGCTATCCATGACACAACTAACCAGTTTTAATCAGGGCAAACCTGTTTGCAATACAGATTATGTGAAAGGGTATAGTCACtaacctttttttaaatatatgaacaaTACTTAAATATCCTACTAATCATTAAGTATTTCTAAGTGCCTCCTGATCCAACTTTATAAACCTACTTCTCAAATCACTATTTAtaaagctttcatttttttttttaggaagagCAATGGGTTATGATGAATTACTAACGCTTTTAGTGTTTGCACAGTCTGgtattaagaaaaatgtttttccatgtaAAGTGAAGCTAGCCACCAGGAAACCACACCCAAGTAATGTTTATGTTACTCGAGCATACTGAATTTGACTTTGACTCCTGATATCCATAAGGGTGCATCTTCCCCTTCCCTACTGCAGCTGTCCCGGCCTTCAGTAGATATTCAAAGTCACTCCTCTTACAAAGACTAAGTGTGCTGAATGGATTTCCCTTAAACTACTTGATGCAAAGAAATGGAGGATGTCAACAGAATCACCCATGATTAATCATCAACATGTTTCCTGTCTAGCAACTCAAAATGTCCTAAATCAAGCAATACTAATAATGTCCAGATTGGTAGTTCTGAAAATTCACTATGGTCTTTGATTTCCACAATGCCTGGATTCTCTATAATAGCATTTTCAAAAGtgactgaatattttatatattccacAGGACAGTCATGGATCTTCAATTAAGTAATCACTTTTTCTAGCAAAGTAAGCAAGCTATCTAGTTACCCAAAATTGATTTAGTTATTTCATGCTTTATCTGCACAAGAAAGCAATTTTGTAAGTGAAAACGTATAACCTAAATAAACTAATAAGTTTTCAAACTACTAAAGGGCTCCACAGCTTTAAAAAGTACAGACACAGAAAATGCCACTTTTTATGGAaaagttttatttgattttgtaaaaggTAATGTTTTGAGTATACTTACTTTACTCTTTCAAAGCAATGCAAGTACAATGATAAGCATTTGAATAAAAAGTACCCTGTTTTATGagcttattttttaatagtgAAGGCATACTCTCACTGAAAGTAGAAATATGTGATCAAATTACAAAACATAACATTTAAGAATAAACACACACAACTGAATAGTTATGAAAAAATAGAGGATTAATCAAaatattctgtttaaaaatattaaattcaagTTATATGGAAATTTTATGCATAAAAATCATATTGTATAATCAGAATGAATCTTCAGTGgtcatttctgaaaaacaaatactaactttagttaaaaagttaaacttttacttctctttttcaaagtattttcaaaacTTCACTATTCAAATTAAAATAGGATATTTTAGCAATTTACTTCAAagacatattatataattcttgTCCCAAGAAATCTTCTTGCGGTGTTTGTAAATAAATCTACTAACAGAAAAGAGTAAGAAAAGCCAATCTAGGAAAGAAAATAGTTCAATTAAGTGAGAGTCAAAGTGCGAATTAaatctgtgggtttttttcctccccatcatttcttttcatgttgtCTTTGGAGACAGAGTAATTTGTAGGCAGCTCACCTTGatctacattttctctctctaatCTCTCTTGGCTGTGATATAGTACAGGGAACCGCTAATATCACCCCCTCCATTTTGCCAGACAGGAATACCAAAGGCCAAATCTCATGCCCATCCTCGGGTTGCAACAAGTAACGTTTACTTCAGCAACAAAGTGGACCTCTCTAGAGATTATTTTGTTATACTGTCTTGTTGCCTTAATACgaattaatcattaaaaaataaactgaaaaccaGAAATTCAAACTGTCCATAgacaaataatcatttaaaagttGGGAAAATGAGAAATGGAGCCTTAACCACTGAAAGTCTCCCCTCCTCCATTCCTGGTTCACACAATTCCAGGAAAAGAATCCTAAACATAAACCTAAGCTTCCCCTTTACTGCATTAAGAAAGTGTCACTTCTTTGCATCAAATGGGTTGAAAGCTTTGGGAGATGAACGGGAAAATTCAAGTCCACCACTTTCATCAATTTCCCTTGTCCTTCCCATTCTCAGTCCGCACTCCCAAGGCCCGGGCAGCGTCGCTGGGAAGCGGCTTGAGGGAGCTGGCCTGCCTCGTGGCCGTGGGGGTGGCCAGGGAAGGCGCGGTGGCGCACAGCGGTGTCCTCTTCAGCTTTATCACCCGCTGGGGTGTAGGCTTCTTGTCGGAAAGTAGCACCTTAGCTGGAGGTAAGTGCGTGCCTCCATTTTCAGTGCTCGCAGCCCCAAGGGAAGCCTGAGGATGCCCAGGTGCCCCTGTGCCCTCCAGGGCCGTGGTTCTAGAAGGTGCAGAGCGCTGAGCTGCCTTTCTGCGGCTACCACTTTGAAACCTGTATGCTGTCGCCCCAGCCGACGTCTGGACGGCACTGGCTGGAGACACCGTGACGGAGGCCGAGTTCTTGACTTTGATTTGGGTACTTGTGGAAGGGCCCAAAAATCTAACTGGCTTAGGACCAGTCTTACAGTTCACACCTTCGTCCTCTTCATTGAACGTTATCAGTCGCCTAGAAATACAGAAGCATGTCATTTTCCACATGTACAGTTTCAGTAACTCATGAAAACATCTCCAAAGTTTACCTTCAGCGTTAACAGAAAGGTTTTGGTCAAGAATTAAAGAGTCAAGAGGTTTATGGGCACCTACCTCATCTCTCATCTCCCACCAACGTCACTAAGCAAGTTTACAAAAGATTGGTCTCAATTTGAATACAAATTATGTAAACTCACACATAATATTAATACCGGCAAATTAAAATTTGGCACGTTACATAAGAATTATACAATATATCACCCTGTTCCCAAGTATCATGATGTGACCTACAGAACAACCAGAAATATCACAAATTGTTTTTCCCAGAACTGCAGTTTGAACAgattagtgaagaaaaaaaaaagatttcacaatcaaataaatattaaaaatattgcttgatatagtttggctgcgtgtcccctccaaagctcatgttgaaatgtgatcccccaTGTTGGCGGTGGAGCCTGgcagaggtgtttgggtcatgagggagGATTCCTCAGGAATGGCTTCGTGCCCTCTCCCATGGTaaggagtgagttctcactctattcgTTCACGTGGAAGCTGGCTGTTTAAAAGCCTGGCATTTCTTGCTGTCTCTCACCATGCGACACACctgcttcccttcaccttctgccatgactgtaagcttcctgaggcctcaccagaagcacatGCTGGCCCCAAGCTTCTTGTACagactgcagaaccatgagtcaaaataaacctcttttctttataaattacccagcctgatattccttcatagcaatgcaaaactAATAAACTGCTGCATATCTTTTTCTCCtcctaaagttttaaaattcatgttaacATATTAAAGATTATGAAAAGCCTATACTAAAGATATCTGTATTTCCCAATCATTCTATAGTGAAACCTTTGATGGTCAGTAAAATTTGCATTCTTTGGAACCCATTTTGGGGACAGCTAGAAGAGTCATGGACAAACCTTCAAAGATTCCAGAACTGAGTTTACCATTCATTATAAAAAGCCTACAGGGggggcatttttttaaatgaccttaAAACTGTCAATCATTGTCAAAACCTTGCCTGCTCCTTCAGCTTCACTTCCTAAGGACCACCCGGAGCATGAAAGGTGACTGCAATCCTCTCACTGCTCTCTTACAAGTCTGCATAGCATCAGTGTGTTGTTAGAGGCGATTACAACTTAGTGAACTCCCATTCTTGGAAATGGGATCATAATAACATGGTTATTTGAAAATTGCCATCTGTAGCAAAGAATGCAAATATAACATATTCAACCCTAAATCCCTACTGAACATTTTCTCTGGTGACCAGATGGCTCCTTGGGACCTTACAAGTGCTTCTCAGCCATCATCATCGTTATCCTGTTGATGCATCAAAAATGATGCTTCGTAAACCTGTAGAGGAAAGATAACACAGAGGAGGGTCTCTGTAAACCACTCCTGCCTGCTTTGTTTTCCATCTACATCTTCCACCAGACTCCACACTgaggtttctcagcctcagcactattACCATTTTGGTCACATCATTCTTTGTTCTGGGGGCCGCCCtatgcactgtaggatgtttagcagcatccttggcctccaCCCTCCAAATGCCAGTAGCAACTCCCACCCCACAGTGTGTCAACTAAAAATGTTGCCAAACATTGTCAGATATCCTCTGGGAGGCAAAATCACccctagttgagaaccactgctcttgactcaaaatatatttgttaattgtAGGctcaaaaggcaaaataaatgacaataaaattATGGCTTTTAAGAAATAAGATCTGTTTTGACAAGTGATGATTAAGTACCAAAAACTGAATAAGCATCTCTGCATTTCAGTGAAAGACCCAGAGGGCAAACGTAAGAAAGTAGTCTGAAATTCCATAGGGGTATTCAATTAAATTGTAGAACATGTGATCAAGAAATCAGAACATCTGAAGGCCATGAATAAAACCCAGgcactgtaaaaacaaaaaacaaaaaacaaaaaacaaaaaaaaaaaatgtgattttaaatgtatttaaaacacaGTGAAAGACAGCTGTGGAGTGAATTTAATGCTAATAATTTCATGGAACATAGGAAAATACCATTAAATAAAAGTGCTATTTGTGGCAATAGGAAACAGAAAGGAACTCAGAATAAGCCACAAGGAATTTCAAGCATTAAgtctaaacagatttttttttttttactactgtCAGTAAAGCCTGGGATTTCACTTCTGTGGGGCAAAAATATTTACCACAGCATTCCCACTGTGTCCACTAGCATTTTTAGAATCACAGTCTCTCAATAAGAACATGTTACACATGCAGTTACAAAGAATTATTACCACTTTTTACATAGTTTTGGTAACTTCTTATTTACTAAGATCTATATTTTGATGGTAAGACAGAATATTCAAATAGGTGATTAATAAGCTTAGTAAGGTCAAGAATTATTATTCATTTCCCCTTCACAAAGGCAGTAAAAATGTCAgcgattaaaaaacaaaacaaataatcaacACAGCATAGATAACCTCTTTCGAATTGGAGCCATGTGATGCAGGCTTCCAAGTAAAGGCCGTTCTTCTAGAGTCCAACACTCtatcagctcatgaggcacccgcCAGTAGCTAACACCTGGAAGGtaaaaaagagataattaagACAGCTACCATCCACTGCAAAATGCTGAGCAACACTGAGACCTGCCAGAGTCTGAGGTTCATGCCTCCCGATTGGCAAAGGGAGGTATGCACAACATGAACAGGAAGCGCTCACACGAGGAGCTAGGGCCAGGGAGCAACGCAGCTCACGACCTGGGTCAGGAAGAGCTGGCCACCAGCTTTGCCACCGATTAGCTGAGAAGATTCAGCAGGTTATTAtgcacactcagggcagctgAGAGTGTGGGCTCAGGCTCCAGCAAAACCTGTGTGGGTCTGAATCTCCATCTCTCACTCACTAGTCATGtcaccttgggaaagttacttttCTGTGCCTGAATTTTCTCAGCTATGAAATGATGACAATAAGATTATGTACCTTGAAGGaccattgtgaggattaaatgagttaataaatgcaaagtgcttagaacagggtCCAGCACGGACTAAGCACTCAAAAACTGTCAAGTACCTTTATTCCCAGTCACAGTCGTAGGGAGTAGTGTAAGTATTGTATAGGCAGTGGGTTGTAACACTTGCCCTGACTACTTCACTGGGTTGCTGTGACATCAAATCAGGGGAACTCTGTGAACTACTCTGAAAATGACAACCACTGTCCAAATATGAGATATCACCACCTGATAACCACATTTTCCAACAAAAATCTGAGCTAGTGAGTTAGGCAAAAATGCCattcaaattcattttaatttttaaatgtgttatgtTTTTTATTAAAAGCTAAAACATGTATTCTTGAAGCctcgaaaacattatgctaagtgaaaaacacCAAACATAATAGGTCACATATCGTATTGTTCCATTTGTAGAGATATCAAGAGTAGGTAAATCCAttgagacagaaagcagactgctggttgccaggggctgtgggagaCAGTGGAGTGGGGAGTGACCACTTAGGGGGTTCCTCTTGGGGTGATGAAATgtttaaaactggagagaggTAATgactgcacaacattgtgaatggaAATACCAATGAAATGTATGCTTTCATTAATTCTGTTATGTGAATttccatctcaattttttttaaaaagcagcataaatatattcacatgaaaaaagctcaaacAATTATGTTGAATGAAAATTGCTTGGAGTAATCTAAGTCCCAATAATGGATCTGGTGTTGTCTTCTTATTAAAGTTCTGGTAACAATAACAATTTAGCAAGCTGGGCATATAAATCATTATAATAACAGACATATCTGATACTCAAATAACTCTATGATcctcattttaaaacaattaacttTCTGGAACCACTTGATCACACTCCAAAGCCTACACATACTATAAAAACATTCCGAAATCTGGTCCATtaagtttgctttttttaaaagtcagatttattaaaatataatttacataaaataaaattcatccttTTCAGGTACACATTccaatgaattttgacaaatggatATAGTTATGTACCCACAGTCATAATCAAGATGTAGACCACTTCTATCACCCCAAAAAGTTTCCTCATACCCCTTAGCAATCAATGTCCCCTCCATccttag
This genomic window contains:
- the KCTD18 gene encoding BTB/POZ domain-containing protein KCTD18 isoform X3, with the translated sequence MMDAFDAWEGKGVSYWRVPHELIECWTLEERPLLGSLHHMAPIRKRRLITFNEEDEGVNCKTGPKPVRFLGPSTSTQIKVKNSASVTVSPASAVQTSAGATAYRFQSGSRRKAAQRSAPSRTTALEGTGAPGHPQASLGAASTENGGTHLPPAKVLLSDKKPTPQRVIKLKRTPLCATAPSLATPTATRQASSLKPLPSDAARALGVRTENGKDKGN
- the KCTD18 gene encoding BTB/POZ domain-containing protein KCTD18 isoform X2, which encodes METYSLRSNIELKKALTDFCDSYGLVCNKPTVWVLHYLNTSGASCESRIIGVYATKTDGTDAIDKQLGGRIHSKSIFKREAGNNVQYIWSYYSVAELKKMMDAFDAWEGKGVSYWRVPHELIECWTLEERPLLGSLHHMAPIRKRRLITFNEEDEGVNCKTGPKPVRFLGPSTSTQIKVKNSASVTVSPASAVQTSAGATAYRFQSGSRRKAAQRSAPSRTTALEGTGAPGHPQASLGAASTENGGTHLPPAKVLLSDKKPTPQRVIKLKRTPLCATAPSLATPTATRQASSLKPLPSDAARALGVRTENGKDKGN